A stretch of Vespa velutina chromosome 8, iVesVel2.1, whole genome shotgun sequence DNA encodes these proteins:
- the LOC124951246 gene encoding DNA polymerase alpha subunit B isoform X2 — MDKIENLQKYFQEFGCIVEDNGVLDKCIELCNIYNVDEEKLVEMWLGYSTSTFNEVDITLDRLIKLEHDLLKKEDKSNNVNRNGEFLNSRNVTTDSLKQIIESDNILEMYGCDGVKTPTTTVGKRLRSPELLSENQDGKVRAADTHFSPVSYVTKADTPFRYPVNVDTGKVLLFFGKEISSWNREFDYDVEIMQLGEGVPANIMYMFELLHSQGSMLRTVCCDVGERLCNIWAKLENVDIHYTKDVMFQSLTNFRTWGRILCDANTKSDITSYMLEGCKWSYHDNKTSVVSLNLSGVKQYSLYPGQIVAVEGTNPTRNVLNAKRFFTKGYASKPEPPRLTKSLNIMIAVGPFTPSDNLCYQPLFDIMERVAKEEPHLLILIGPFVEYSHPEVKSTSIKETFQEHFERLLVKVMQYVLGKLVKVIMVPSYRDVHHSPVFPTPEFLINKDKIPLNGENLYMMPDPCMLDIEGLIIGITSVDSIKHIAKEEISNLPTTDRLIRIADHILSQRCFYPSYPPAINLDTKLWKKYAFFDLQPHILILPSDMRYFCGVINDCLVINPERSIKYTYARLCIRPNEQWNPHNVSCEIGKI; from the exons atggataaaatagaaaatttacaaaaatattttcaagaatttgGATGTATCGTTGAAGACAATGGCGTTCTTGACAAAt gCATAGAACTTTGCAATATATACAATGTGGATGAAGAAAAACTTGTGGAGATGTGGTTAGGATATAGTACTTCTACATTTAATGAAGTCGATATTACTTTggatcgattaataaaattggaGCAtgacttattaaaaaaagaagataagagtAATAACGTAAACAGAAATGGAGAGTTTTTAAATTCAAGGAATGTTACTACAGATTCATTGAAACAAATAAT TGAGAGCGATAACATTCTTGAAATGTATGGTTGCGATGGAGTCAAAACACCAACAACAACAGTG GGCAAAAGGCTACGAAGTCCGGAGTTATTGTCGGAAAATCAAGATGGTAAAGTACGTGCCGCGGATACGCATTTTTCACCCGTCAGTTACGTAACGAAAGC GGATACTCCGTTCAGATATCCCGTTAATGTCGACACGGGAAaggttttattgttttttggAAAAGAAATCTCATCGTGGAACAGAGAGTTCGATTACGATGTGGAAATTATGCAATTAGGCGAAGGCGTCCCGGCCAACATAATGTACATGTTCGAATTACTTCACAGTCAAGGATCAATGCTCAGGACCGTTTGTTGTGACGTAGGAGAACGTTTGTGTAATATTTGGGCGAAATTAGAGAACGTCGATATACATTACACGAAGGATGTAATGTTTCAAAGTTTAACAAATTTTCGAACGTGGGGCCGAATTCTTTGCGATGCTAATACCAAATCCGATATCACGAGTTACATGCTAGAGGGTTGCAAGTGGTcttatcacgataataaaacATCTGTCGTATCTTTGAACTTAAGCGGTGTAAAGCAGTATTCCTTATATCCGGGTCAAATCGTGGCAGTCGAAGGAACAAATCCAACGAGAAATGTTTTAAATGCGAAACGATTTTTTACTAAAGGCTATGCTAGTAAACCCGAACCACCTAGACTTACaaaaagtttaaatattatgatcGCGGTTGGTCCGTTCACACCGTCGGATAATTTGTGTTATCAACCTTTGTTCGATATTATGGAGCGCGTAGCGAAGGAAGAGCCTCACCTATTAATACTCATTGGACCGTTCGTTGAGTATAGTCATCCAGAAGTTAAGAGTACTTCGATCAAAGAAACATTTCAAGAACATTTTGAGAGATTGCTTGTAAAAGTTATGCAATATGTTTTAGG AAAACTTGTTAAAGTTATAATGGTACCATCGTATAGAGATGTTCATCATAGTCCCGTTTTTCCAACCCCCGAATTTCTCATTAATAAGGACAAAATACCGTTAAATGGTGAAAATCTTTATATGATGCCAGATCCTTGCATGTTGGATATAGAAGGTTTGATAATCGGTATAACATCGGTCGATAGTATTAAACATatagcaaaagaagaaatttc aaaccTGCCAACAACGGATAGACTTATTCGCATAGCCGATCACATATTGTCTCAACGTTGCTTTTATCCGTCCTATCCTCCTGCTATAAACCTCGATACGAAATTGTGGAAAAAATACGCTTTCTTCGATCTACAACCGCACATATTGATTTTGCCATCGGATATGCGTTATTTTTGTGGCGTAATCAATGATTGTCTCGTTATAAACCCTGAACGATCGATCAAGTATACGTACGCAAGGTTGTGTATTAGACCAAACGAACAATGGAATCCTCATAACGTATCTTGTGAGATAGGAAAAATTTGA
- the LOC124951246 gene encoding DNA polymerase alpha subunit B isoform X1: protein MDKIENLQKYFQEFGCIVEDNGVLDKCIELCNIYNVDEEKLVEMWLGYSTSTFNEVDITLDRLIKLEHDLLKKEDKSNNVNRNGEFLNSRNVTTDSLKQIISESDNILEMYGCDGVKTPTTTVGKRLRSPELLSENQDGKVRAADTHFSPVSYVTKADTPFRYPVNVDTGKVLLFFGKEISSWNREFDYDVEIMQLGEGVPANIMYMFELLHSQGSMLRTVCCDVGERLCNIWAKLENVDIHYTKDVMFQSLTNFRTWGRILCDANTKSDITSYMLEGCKWSYHDNKTSVVSLNLSGVKQYSLYPGQIVAVEGTNPTRNVLNAKRFFTKGYASKPEPPRLTKSLNIMIAVGPFTPSDNLCYQPLFDIMERVAKEEPHLLILIGPFVEYSHPEVKSTSIKETFQEHFERLLVKVMQYVLGKLVKVIMVPSYRDVHHSPVFPTPEFLINKDKIPLNGENLYMMPDPCMLDIEGLIIGITSVDSIKHIAKEEISNLPTTDRLIRIADHILSQRCFYPSYPPAINLDTKLWKKYAFFDLQPHILILPSDMRYFCGVINDCLVINPERSIKYTYARLCIRPNEQWNPHNVSCEIGKI, encoded by the exons atggataaaatagaaaatttacaaaaatattttcaagaatttgGATGTATCGTTGAAGACAATGGCGTTCTTGACAAAt gCATAGAACTTTGCAATATATACAATGTGGATGAAGAAAAACTTGTGGAGATGTGGTTAGGATATAGTACTTCTACATTTAATGAAGTCGATATTACTTTggatcgattaataaaattggaGCAtgacttattaaaaaaagaagataagagtAATAACGTAAACAGAAATGGAGAGTTTTTAAATTCAAGGAATGTTACTACAGATTCATTGAAACAAATAAT TAGTGAGAGCGATAACATTCTTGAAATGTATGGTTGCGATGGAGTCAAAACACCAACAACAACAGTG GGCAAAAGGCTACGAAGTCCGGAGTTATTGTCGGAAAATCAAGATGGTAAAGTACGTGCCGCGGATACGCATTTTTCACCCGTCAGTTACGTAACGAAAGC GGATACTCCGTTCAGATATCCCGTTAATGTCGACACGGGAAaggttttattgttttttggAAAAGAAATCTCATCGTGGAACAGAGAGTTCGATTACGATGTGGAAATTATGCAATTAGGCGAAGGCGTCCCGGCCAACATAATGTACATGTTCGAATTACTTCACAGTCAAGGATCAATGCTCAGGACCGTTTGTTGTGACGTAGGAGAACGTTTGTGTAATATTTGGGCGAAATTAGAGAACGTCGATATACATTACACGAAGGATGTAATGTTTCAAAGTTTAACAAATTTTCGAACGTGGGGCCGAATTCTTTGCGATGCTAATACCAAATCCGATATCACGAGTTACATGCTAGAGGGTTGCAAGTGGTcttatcacgataataaaacATCTGTCGTATCTTTGAACTTAAGCGGTGTAAAGCAGTATTCCTTATATCCGGGTCAAATCGTGGCAGTCGAAGGAACAAATCCAACGAGAAATGTTTTAAATGCGAAACGATTTTTTACTAAAGGCTATGCTAGTAAACCCGAACCACCTAGACTTACaaaaagtttaaatattatgatcGCGGTTGGTCCGTTCACACCGTCGGATAATTTGTGTTATCAACCTTTGTTCGATATTATGGAGCGCGTAGCGAAGGAAGAGCCTCACCTATTAATACTCATTGGACCGTTCGTTGAGTATAGTCATCCAGAAGTTAAGAGTACTTCGATCAAAGAAACATTTCAAGAACATTTTGAGAGATTGCTTGTAAAAGTTATGCAATATGTTTTAGG AAAACTTGTTAAAGTTATAATGGTACCATCGTATAGAGATGTTCATCATAGTCCCGTTTTTCCAACCCCCGAATTTCTCATTAATAAGGACAAAATACCGTTAAATGGTGAAAATCTTTATATGATGCCAGATCCTTGCATGTTGGATATAGAAGGTTTGATAATCGGTATAACATCGGTCGATAGTATTAAACATatagcaaaagaagaaatttc aaaccTGCCAACAACGGATAGACTTATTCGCATAGCCGATCACATATTGTCTCAACGTTGCTTTTATCCGTCCTATCCTCCTGCTATAAACCTCGATACGAAATTGTGGAAAAAATACGCTTTCTTCGATCTACAACCGCACATATTGATTTTGCCATCGGATATGCGTTATTTTTGTGGCGTAATCAATGATTGTCTCGTTATAAACCCTGAACGATCGATCAAGTATACGTACGCAAGGTTGTGTATTAGACCAAACGAACAATGGAATCCTCATAACGTATCTTGTGAGATAGGAAAAATTTGA
- the LOC124951246 gene encoding DNA polymerase alpha subunit B isoform X3 gives MNFINRGSDDNVVCMYGKRLRSPELLSENQDGKVRAADTHFSPVSYVTKADTPFRYPVNVDTGKVLLFFGKEISSWNREFDYDVEIMQLGEGVPANIMYMFELLHSQGSMLRTVCCDVGERLCNIWAKLENVDIHYTKDVMFQSLTNFRTWGRILCDANTKSDITSYMLEGCKWSYHDNKTSVVSLNLSGVKQYSLYPGQIVAVEGTNPTRNVLNAKRFFTKGYASKPEPPRLTKSLNIMIAVGPFTPSDNLCYQPLFDIMERVAKEEPHLLILIGPFVEYSHPEVKSTSIKETFQEHFERLLVKVMQYVLGKLVKVIMVPSYRDVHHSPVFPTPEFLINKDKIPLNGENLYMMPDPCMLDIEGLIIGITSVDSIKHIAKEEISNLPTTDRLIRIADHILSQRCFYPSYPPAINLDTKLWKKYAFFDLQPHILILPSDMRYFCGVINDCLVINPERSIKYTYARLCIRPNEQWNPHNVSCEIGKI, from the exons atgaattttataaatcgagGAAGCGACGACAatgtagtatgtatgtat GGCAAAAGGCTACGAAGTCCGGAGTTATTGTCGGAAAATCAAGATGGTAAAGTACGTGCCGCGGATACGCATTTTTCACCCGTCAGTTACGTAACGAAAGC GGATACTCCGTTCAGATATCCCGTTAATGTCGACACGGGAAaggttttattgttttttggAAAAGAAATCTCATCGTGGAACAGAGAGTTCGATTACGATGTGGAAATTATGCAATTAGGCGAAGGCGTCCCGGCCAACATAATGTACATGTTCGAATTACTTCACAGTCAAGGATCAATGCTCAGGACCGTTTGTTGTGACGTAGGAGAACGTTTGTGTAATATTTGGGCGAAATTAGAGAACGTCGATATACATTACACGAAGGATGTAATGTTTCAAAGTTTAACAAATTTTCGAACGTGGGGCCGAATTCTTTGCGATGCTAATACCAAATCCGATATCACGAGTTACATGCTAGAGGGTTGCAAGTGGTcttatcacgataataaaacATCTGTCGTATCTTTGAACTTAAGCGGTGTAAAGCAGTATTCCTTATATCCGGGTCAAATCGTGGCAGTCGAAGGAACAAATCCAACGAGAAATGTTTTAAATGCGAAACGATTTTTTACTAAAGGCTATGCTAGTAAACCCGAACCACCTAGACTTACaaaaagtttaaatattatgatcGCGGTTGGTCCGTTCACACCGTCGGATAATTTGTGTTATCAACCTTTGTTCGATATTATGGAGCGCGTAGCGAAGGAAGAGCCTCACCTATTAATACTCATTGGACCGTTCGTTGAGTATAGTCATCCAGAAGTTAAGAGTACTTCGATCAAAGAAACATTTCAAGAACATTTTGAGAGATTGCTTGTAAAAGTTATGCAATATGTTTTAGG AAAACTTGTTAAAGTTATAATGGTACCATCGTATAGAGATGTTCATCATAGTCCCGTTTTTCCAACCCCCGAATTTCTCATTAATAAGGACAAAATACCGTTAAATGGTGAAAATCTTTATATGATGCCAGATCCTTGCATGTTGGATATAGAAGGTTTGATAATCGGTATAACATCGGTCGATAGTATTAAACATatagcaaaagaagaaatttc aaaccTGCCAACAACGGATAGACTTATTCGCATAGCCGATCACATATTGTCTCAACGTTGCTTTTATCCGTCCTATCCTCCTGCTATAAACCTCGATACGAAATTGTGGAAAAAATACGCTTTCTTCGATCTACAACCGCACATATTGATTTTGCCATCGGATATGCGTTATTTTTGTGGCGTAATCAATGATTGTCTCGTTATAAACCCTGAACGATCGATCAAGTATACGTACGCAAGGTTGTGTATTAGACCAAACGAACAATGGAATCCTCATAACGTATCTTGTGAGATAGGAAAAATTTGA
- the LOC124951246 gene encoding DNA polymerase alpha subunit B isoform X4, which produces MARTKRRFHRRGKRLRSPELLSENQDGKVRAADTHFSPVSYVTKADTPFRYPVNVDTGKVLLFFGKEISSWNREFDYDVEIMQLGEGVPANIMYMFELLHSQGSMLRTVCCDVGERLCNIWAKLENVDIHYTKDVMFQSLTNFRTWGRILCDANTKSDITSYMLEGCKWSYHDNKTSVVSLNLSGVKQYSLYPGQIVAVEGTNPTRNVLNAKRFFTKGYASKPEPPRLTKSLNIMIAVGPFTPSDNLCYQPLFDIMERVAKEEPHLLILIGPFVEYSHPEVKSTSIKETFQEHFERLLVKVMQYVLGKLVKVIMVPSYRDVHHSPVFPTPEFLINKDKIPLNGENLYMMPDPCMLDIEGLIIGITSVDSIKHIAKEEISNLPTTDRLIRIADHILSQRCFYPSYPPAINLDTKLWKKYAFFDLQPHILILPSDMRYFCGVINDCLVINPERSIKYTYARLCIRPNEQWNPHNVSCEIGKI; this is translated from the exons ATGGCCAGAACAAAAAGGCGATTCCATAGACGA GGCAAAAGGCTACGAAGTCCGGAGTTATTGTCGGAAAATCAAGATGGTAAAGTACGTGCCGCGGATACGCATTTTTCACCCGTCAGTTACGTAACGAAAGC GGATACTCCGTTCAGATATCCCGTTAATGTCGACACGGGAAaggttttattgttttttggAAAAGAAATCTCATCGTGGAACAGAGAGTTCGATTACGATGTGGAAATTATGCAATTAGGCGAAGGCGTCCCGGCCAACATAATGTACATGTTCGAATTACTTCACAGTCAAGGATCAATGCTCAGGACCGTTTGTTGTGACGTAGGAGAACGTTTGTGTAATATTTGGGCGAAATTAGAGAACGTCGATATACATTACACGAAGGATGTAATGTTTCAAAGTTTAACAAATTTTCGAACGTGGGGCCGAATTCTTTGCGATGCTAATACCAAATCCGATATCACGAGTTACATGCTAGAGGGTTGCAAGTGGTcttatcacgataataaaacATCTGTCGTATCTTTGAACTTAAGCGGTGTAAAGCAGTATTCCTTATATCCGGGTCAAATCGTGGCAGTCGAAGGAACAAATCCAACGAGAAATGTTTTAAATGCGAAACGATTTTTTACTAAAGGCTATGCTAGTAAACCCGAACCACCTAGACTTACaaaaagtttaaatattatgatcGCGGTTGGTCCGTTCACACCGTCGGATAATTTGTGTTATCAACCTTTGTTCGATATTATGGAGCGCGTAGCGAAGGAAGAGCCTCACCTATTAATACTCATTGGACCGTTCGTTGAGTATAGTCATCCAGAAGTTAAGAGTACTTCGATCAAAGAAACATTTCAAGAACATTTTGAGAGATTGCTTGTAAAAGTTATGCAATATGTTTTAGG AAAACTTGTTAAAGTTATAATGGTACCATCGTATAGAGATGTTCATCATAGTCCCGTTTTTCCAACCCCCGAATTTCTCATTAATAAGGACAAAATACCGTTAAATGGTGAAAATCTTTATATGATGCCAGATCCTTGCATGTTGGATATAGAAGGTTTGATAATCGGTATAACATCGGTCGATAGTATTAAACATatagcaaaagaagaaatttc aaaccTGCCAACAACGGATAGACTTATTCGCATAGCCGATCACATATTGTCTCAACGTTGCTTTTATCCGTCCTATCCTCCTGCTATAAACCTCGATACGAAATTGTGGAAAAAATACGCTTTCTTCGATCTACAACCGCACATATTGATTTTGCCATCGGATATGCGTTATTTTTGTGGCGTAATCAATGATTGTCTCGTTATAAACCCTGAACGATCGATCAAGTATACGTACGCAAGGTTGTGTATTAGACCAAACGAACAATGGAATCCTCATAACGTATCTTGTGAGATAGGAAAAATTTGA